In Oryza glaberrima chromosome 8, OglaRS2, whole genome shotgun sequence, the following are encoded in one genomic region:
- the LOC127783333 gene encoding uncharacterized protein LOC127783333 gives MVAVHTIGTRSLANVRHDMEKRKGQKVSRTEVFKVAYTCKDGRPQLAHEVTIAKIDEKLTEEPEFVDKPIEEGDYLSNLLGKENRGRVIGIGVGPTPASLGLPGTKSTARTSLQLEREARHRAEEEVRALKEGMQQLEERIEERMERRLAEKMAEFKAMKHTSPEQRHSLNKPTEEHSCSSTSNNIQPRIVEALQLNQKRPAMKIQPRIARELQLNLNKHARKVQPRIVEESQLNHNRHDGMVQPGVARESQVNQNMHVTKDSLRRVDATCNVQQGVEKDVDNHNCTKQPKMTKKRCGETTSHK, from the exons ATGGTTGCAGTACACACCATTGGAACTAGGAGCTTAGCAAATGTTCGTCATGATATG gagaaaagaaaaggtcaaAAAGTTAGTCGAACAGAAGTTTTCAAAGTTGCATACACCTGTAAAGATGGTAGACCACAACTAGCTCATGAAGTAACAATT GCTAAAATTGATGAGAAACTCACCGAGGAGCCAGAATTTGTGGACAAACCCATAGAAGAAGGAGACTATCTTTCAAACTTGCTTGGTAAGGAAAACAGAGGTAGAGTGATTGGAATAGGTGTGGGTCCCACTCCTGCAAGTCTTGGTTTGCCAGGAACTAAATCAACAGCAAGAACAAGCTTACAGTTGGAGAGAGAAGCAAGACATAGAGCAGAAGAAGAAGTCCGTGCTTTAAAAGAAGGGATGCAACAACTGGAAGAAAGAATTGAAGAACGAATGGAGAGAAGACTTGCAGAGAAAATGGCAGAATTTAAAGCTATGAAGCATACTTCTCCTGAACAAAGGCATTCCTTGAACAAGCCAACTGAGGAGCACTCATGCTCATCCACCTCAAACAAT ATACAACCAAGAATTGTTGAAGCATTGCAACTAAATCAGAAGAGGCCTGCTATGAAG ATACAACCAAGAATTGCTAGAGAATTGCAGCTTAATCTGAACAAACATGCTAGGAAG GTACAACCAAGAATTGTTGAAGAATCTCAGCTTAATCATAACAGACATGATGGGATG GTGCAACCAGGAGTTGCCAGAGAATCGCAAGTTAATCAAAATATGCATGTTACTAAG GATTCATTGAGAAGGGTTGATGCTACATGTAATGTACAACAGGGGGTAGAAAAAGATGTGGACAATCACAATTGTACCAAGCAAccaaaaatgacaaaaaaacgTTGTGGAGAAACAACAAGCCACAAGTAA